One genomic region from Gammaproteobacteria bacterium encodes:
- the fliJ gene encoding flagellar export protein FliJ, whose protein sequence is MSAESLDRVLTVLENETRAAEMAYRAGLENHELQKQQLQRLQDYYHEYAARRRDNGTSNIQSFRNLNLFLGTIQSAITGQEHKVSVSSETTERLKTAWIERLRREKSVRTIIDNRKSREKYLQNRADQKITDEIAALIVNGR, encoded by the coding sequence ATGAGCGCAGAATCGCTGGATCGGGTTTTGACCGTTCTCGAAAACGAAACACGCGCAGCAGAGATGGCGTACCGGGCCGGTCTGGAAAACCATGAACTGCAGAAGCAACAGCTGCAGCGTTTGCAGGATTACTACCATGAATATGCAGCCAGGCGTCGGGATAATGGCACCAGCAACATACAATCTTTCAGGAACCTGAACCTGTTCCTCGGAACAATTCAATCCGCTATTACCGGGCAGGAACACAAGGTATCCGTTTCTTCCGAAACGACCGAGCGATTGAAAACGGCATGGATAGAACGGTTGCGCAGGGAAAAGAGTGTACGCACCATCATTGATAACCGGAAGTCACGGGAAAAATATCTGCAAAACCGGGCCGATCAGAAGATAACCGATGAAATTGCCGCGCTGATTGTTAACGGCCGTTAA
- a CDS encoding ParA family protein translates to MRIIAVMNQKGGVGKTTTSINLAHALALAGNRVFGIDMDPQGQFGLGFGVVDPITGVDDVLLSGSLLTDVRLEVRDRLWVAPAGPRLSDAEHITEGGSKRGWLLKNAIDQLPDDYDYVVIDCPPSAGLLGMNALFAADEVLIPVSGDYFGLHGLSRLMELFGHIESALGAELKKWVVVTRFQERRRLARDVREKLVSYFPGKVLNTSIRETVALAESPSFTQTIFEYKANGNGADDYRSLAEDIVLGRTIHG, encoded by the coding sequence ATGCGAATTATTGCGGTAATGAACCAGAAAGGCGGTGTTGGCAAGACCACTACGTCTATTAACCTGGCTCATGCCCTGGCCCTGGCCGGTAACCGTGTATTTGGCATTGACATGGATCCGCAGGGACAGTTCGGCCTCGGTTTTGGTGTTGTCGATCCGATTACCGGCGTCGACGATGTATTGCTGTCAGGTTCATTGTTGACCGATGTCAGGCTGGAGGTGCGCGACCGGCTTTGGGTTGCGCCTGCAGGCCCTCGCCTGAGTGATGCCGAACACATAACCGAGGGTGGCAGCAAGCGTGGCTGGCTACTGAAAAATGCCATCGACCAGTTACCCGATGACTACGACTACGTGGTTATCGATTGCCCTCCTTCAGCAGGATTGCTCGGCATGAATGCATTGTTCGCTGCGGACGAAGTGCTGATTCCGGTTTCCGGAGATTATTTTGGGCTGCATGGATTGTCCCGGCTGATGGAGCTGTTCGGTCATATCGAAAGTGCGCTGGGGGCCGAACTAAAGAAATGGGTTGTTGTAACGCGCTTCCAGGAGCGCAGACGATTGGCCCGGGATGTGCGCGAGAAGCTCGTGTCCTATTTCCCGGGAAAGGTGCTGAATACATCGATTCGTGAAACAGTTGCGTTGGCAGAGAGTCCAAGCTTTACGCAAACGATTTTCGAGTACAAGGCTAATGGAAATGGTGCCGATGATTATCGTTCATTGGCTGAAGATATCGTTTTAGGGAGAACTATCCATGGCTAA
- a CDS encoding response regulator, whose amino-acid sequence MANILTADDSASMREMVLSALTSAGHEVSQAVDGEDALETAKKGKYNLVLTDLNMPKMDGITLIKRLRQLPEYKFVPILMLTTESDHEKKMAGKEAGATGWIVKPFDPEKLIAVINKVVS is encoded by the coding sequence ATGGCCAACATATTAACTGCTGATGATTCTGCATCCATGAGGGAAATGGTGCTCTCGGCTCTGACGTCGGCAGGTCACGAAGTGTCCCAGGCGGTGGACGGGGAAGATGCGCTTGAGACTGCCAAGAAAGGAAAATACAACCTTGTCCTGACAGATCTCAACATGCCAAAGATGGATGGTATTACCCTGATCAAGCGACTCAGGCAGCTACCGGAATACAAGTTTGTTCCGATCTTGATGCTTACCACTGAATCAGATCATGAAAAGAAAATGGCAGGCAAGGAAGCGGGCGCAACAGGATGGATAGTAAAACCGTTTGACCCGGAAAAGCTTATAGCGGTCATTAACAAGGTAGTCAGCTAG
- the fliP gene encoding flagellar type III secretion system pore protein FliP (The bacterial flagellar biogenesis protein FliP forms a type III secretion system (T3SS)-type pore required for flagellar assembly.), whose amino-acid sequence MEKIRLAAACMLLILPVLPVEAKDGIAALTVKPATGGGQEYSINIQVLLAMTALTFVPAAMIMMTSFMRIIIVLGILRHALGTAQTPTNQILLGLAFFMTLFIMAPVFSSVYDNALEPYTENRLSFNKALEQAEKPLRAFMLSQTRHNDLAMFSGMAGLAEDVELDKVPFRVIVPSFITSELKTAFQIGFIVFIPFLIIDLVVASVLMSMGMMMLSPMMISLPFKIMLFVMVDGWTLVMGTLANSFNA is encoded by the coding sequence ATGGAAAAAATAAGGCTTGCTGCAGCCTGCATGCTGTTGATACTGCCTGTGTTGCCGGTCGAGGCAAAGGACGGCATCGCTGCCCTGACCGTGAAACCGGCAACGGGCGGTGGCCAGGAATACAGCATCAACATCCAGGTGCTGCTGGCAATGACTGCACTGACCTTTGTTCCGGCTGCCATGATCATGATGACGTCATTCATGCGCATCATTATTGTTCTCGGGATACTGCGTCATGCCCTGGGCACGGCGCAGACACCGACAAACCAGATTCTGCTTGGACTGGCGTTTTTCATGACCCTGTTTATCATGGCGCCGGTGTTCAGCTCCGTTTATGACAACGCCCTCGAGCCGTACACGGAAAATCGCCTCAGCTTCAACAAGGCGCTGGAGCAGGCGGAAAAGCCATTGCGCGCCTTCATGTTGTCGCAGACCCGGCACAATGACCTGGCAATGTTCTCCGGTATGGCCGGCCTTGCCGAAGACGTGGAATTGGACAAGGTGCCATTCAGGGTAATTGTTCCGTCCTTTATTACCAGTGAGCTGAAAACCGCATTCCAGATCGGTTTCATTGTCTTTATACCGTTTCTCATAATCGATCTTGTTGTAGCGAGCGTGCTGATGTCCATGGGTATGATGATGTTGTCACCAATGATGATATCCCTTCCGTTCAAGATCATGTTGTTCGTGATGGTGGATGGCTGGACGCTGGTCATGGGAACCCTGGCCAACAGTTTCAATGCCTGA
- a CDS encoding globin domain-containing protein — translation MGRGNSLGIDARTIRDSFALLADRADELVDRFYEKLLAKQDVAALFVNTDMDEQKNKLAGAIGFVVKNLDNTEVLVAELNNMGVRHKHYGAEARHYGVVTDTLISVMANMAGKNWTSNIESAWRDLLNVASTVMLSAGAGATVGGVNRIGVKEAKQ, via the coding sequence ATGGGCAGGGGCAATTCACTGGGTATTGATGCCAGGACGATACGGGACAGCTTTGCCTTGCTGGCTGACCGCGCCGATGAACTGGTTGACCGTTTTTATGAAAAGCTCCTGGCAAAACAGGATGTGGCAGCGCTGTTCGTCAATACGGATATGGACGAACAAAAGAACAAACTCGCTGGCGCCATCGGGTTCGTGGTGAAGAACCTGGATAACACCGAGGTACTTGTAGCAGAACTGAATAACATGGGCGTCAGGCACAAGCATTATGGTGCGGAAGCAAGACATTATGGCGTTGTTACAGATACGTTGATTTCGGTCATGGCGAACATGGCCGGCAAGAACTGGACTTCGAATATCGAGTCCGCCTGGCGGGATCTTCTGAATGTTGCAAGTACGGTGATGCTGTCTGCCGGCGCCGGAGCGACGGTCGGGGGCGTTAACAGAATTGGCGTGAAAGAGGCTAAGCAATGA
- a CDS encoding flagellar basal body-associated FliL family protein, with protein sequence MPKDQEAAEGAVAPNSKKKIIIIVVVALVLLLGGVGAWFMFAGGDDKDAAESKDAKTQEGGKDAAPAPVAMYVPLDPPFIVNFSSPGKRMRFLQLAMQVSTFKQPVADAVNLHMPAIRNSLVLIIGSETLESLSSMEGKEALRVKIHEAINAIVKQHTGEDGVESVYFTGFVMQ encoded by the coding sequence ATGCCCAAAGACCAGGAAGCTGCAGAAGGTGCGGTTGCGCCTAACAGCAAAAAAAAGATCATCATAATTGTTGTTGTAGCACTGGTGCTGCTGTTGGGCGGCGTCGGTGCTTGGTTCATGTTTGCCGGCGGTGATGACAAGGACGCTGCCGAAAGCAAGGATGCAAAAACCCAGGAAGGCGGCAAGGATGCCGCGCCGGCACCTGTTGCGATGTACGTACCCCTGGACCCGCCGTTTATTGTCAATTTTTCTTCACCCGGGAAACGCATGCGTTTCCTGCAGTTGGCCATGCAGGTATCAACATTCAAGCAGCCGGTTGCTGACGCTGTGAATCTGCACATGCCCGCCATTCGCAATTCGCTGGTGTTGATCATAGGCAGCGAAACGCTGGAGTCACTTTCATCCATGGAGGGAAAGGAAGCGCTGCGGGTAAAAATTCACGAGGCGATAAACGCCATTGTCAAACAGCATACCGGGGAAGACGGTGTTGAATCCGTCTATTTCACCGGCTTTGTGATGCAGTAG
- the fliM gene encoding flagellar motor switch protein FliM: protein MPAASEVLSQNEIDALLHGIDDKDLQAEADAIVEQGGIKNYDLGNQDRIVRGRMPTLEMLNERFARYFRISLFNMLRRTPQISVGEVQMIKFSEYVHSLYVPTNLNLIRVKPLRGTGLIIIEPRLVFILVDNFFGGDGRFHAKIEGREFTPTEMRVIRMILNQAFADLKEAWMPVLEVDFEYLNSEVNPQFANIVSPSEVVVMANFHIELDGGGGDLHVTMPYSMLEPIRELLVAGVQSDRADVDDRWIAALRHEMKAAKVELRGNLVETEISLRDLRGIQPGDVIPIDIPETVTATIEGVPVFQCKYGVSGGYAALKIVERIENDVVKAAASAKAAAQNKS, encoded by the coding sequence ATGCCAGCAGCAAGTGAAGTACTGTCACAAAATGAAATCGATGCGCTGTTGCATGGCATCGATGACAAGGATTTGCAGGCGGAAGCCGATGCTATTGTCGAGCAGGGCGGGATCAAGAACTATGATCTTGGTAACCAGGATCGCATTGTTCGTGGTCGAATGCCAACGCTGGAAATGCTCAATGAGCGGTTCGCCCGGTATTTCCGCATAAGCCTGTTCAATATGTTGCGCCGTACACCGCAAATTTCGGTCGGCGAAGTGCAGATGATCAAGTTCTCCGAATATGTGCACAGCCTTTATGTTCCGACAAATCTTAACCTGATCCGCGTCAAGCCGCTTCGCGGAACCGGGCTGATTATCATTGAGCCTCGCCTGGTGTTCATACTGGTGGACAACTTCTTCGGTGGAGATGGACGGTTTCACGCGAAGATAGAGGGGCGAGAATTCACGCCGACTGAAATGCGGGTGATTCGCATGATCCTGAACCAGGCGTTTGCCGATCTGAAGGAAGCCTGGATGCCGGTACTGGAAGTGGATTTCGAATACCTGAACTCGGAAGTCAATCCACAATTCGCCAATATCGTCAGTCCGAGTGAAGTGGTGGTCATGGCGAACTTCCATATAGAGCTGGACGGTGGTGGTGGTGATCTTCATGTGACCATGCCGTATTCGATGCTCGAGCCGATTCGGGAGCTGCTGGTTGCGGGTGTCCAGAGCGACCGGGCCGATGTGGATGACCGCTGGATAGCGGCGCTGCGCCACGAAATGAAAGCTGCCAAGGTTGAGCTCAGGGGGAACCTGGTGGAAACCGAAATTTCGCTACGCGACCTGCGCGGGATTCAGCCGGGTGATGTAATTCCTATTGATATCCCGGAGACGGTAACGGCGACCATAGAGGGCGTTCCCGTGTTCCAGTGCAAATACGGTGTCAGTGGCGGTTACGCGGCACTGAAAATCGTCGAACGTATTGAAAACGACGTGGTCAAGGCAGCTGCCAGCGCCAAGGCAGCAGCGCAGAATAAATCGTAA
- a CDS encoding chemotaxis response regulator protein-glutamate methylesterase: protein MEALSANSKIKVLIVDDSALVRQMLTEILEKDPSIEVVGVAADPYVAREKIKKLNPDVITLDVEMPRMDGLTFLGNLMRLRPMPVVMVSTLTEKGADTTLQALELGAIDFVSKPKTDFAHTITDYSEELAGKIKTAAKANIRALDPSRIKRSPDGGLDVAPKLSADAVLARTGAPRHFRTTDKIIAIGASTGGTEAIKEVLMDMPPDSPGIVIAQHIPEAFSKPFAERMNRCSKMQVYEAEDGQQIVPGSVYIAPGSHHLLVERDGARFICRLSDGPPVNRHRPSVDVLFRSVAQNVGQNSVAAILTGMGDDGARGMKEMKEAGAVTVAQDEKTSVVWGMPGSAVAHGGVDDVMPLGRIARQLYKLATR from the coding sequence ATGGAAGCGTTGTCTGCGAACAGTAAGATCAAGGTTTTGATTGTTGACGATTCGGCCCTGGTTCGCCAGATGCTGACAGAGATTCTTGAAAAGGACCCATCAATAGAGGTGGTGGGCGTTGCCGCAGACCCCTACGTGGCGCGTGAGAAAATCAAGAAACTCAATCCCGATGTCATCACGCTGGATGTCGAAATGCCACGCATGGACGGCCTCACGTTTCTCGGCAACCTGATGCGACTTCGGCCAATGCCGGTGGTGATGGTCTCGACTTTGACAGAGAAAGGCGCGGATACTACGTTGCAGGCGTTGGAGCTTGGCGCGATCGATTTTGTTTCCAAGCCGAAAACCGATTTTGCCCACACCATTACTGACTACTCCGAAGAACTCGCAGGAAAAATCAAGACCGCAGCAAAGGCCAATATTCGTGCGCTGGATCCATCGCGCATCAAGCGGTCGCCTGACGGTGGCCTGGATGTGGCGCCAAAGCTGTCTGCTGATGCGGTGCTGGCCCGTACCGGTGCGCCAAGACATTTTCGTACCACCGACAAGATAATTGCCATCGGCGCATCAACCGGAGGCACTGAAGCCATCAAGGAAGTGTTGATGGATATGCCACCGGACTCTCCCGGGATTGTCATTGCCCAGCATATTCCGGAAGCATTCAGCAAGCCGTTTGCCGAACGCATGAACCGTTGCTCGAAAATGCAGGTGTACGAAGCCGAGGATGGCCAGCAGATTGTTCCTGGGTCCGTGTATATTGCCCCGGGTAGCCACCACTTGCTGGTCGAGCGTGATGGCGCACGTTTTATCTGCCGATTGAGTGATGGCCCACCGGTGAATCGCCATCGGCCCAGTGTCGACGTATTGTTCCGCTCGGTGGCACAAAACGTTGGTCAGAACTCGGTCGCTGCAATCCTCACTGGCATGGGTGATGATGGTGCCCGCGGCATGAAGGAAATGAAGGAGGCGGGCGCGGTGACAGTAGCCCAGGACGAGAAGACCAGCGTTGTCTGGGGAATGCCTGGTTCCGCCGTTGCCCATGGTGGTGTTGATGACGTCATGCCGCTTGGTCGTATAGCGCGTCAGTTGTACAAGCTGGCAACCCGTTAA
- a CDS encoding chemotaxis protein CheW, with amino-acid sequence MNDMNDRDSAGGIDSDTDQYLTFMLANEEYGVDILRVQEIKGWDTVTHIPNTPDYIKGVLNLRGTIVPIIDLRLRFGLDPIPYGTTTVIVVVRVMDGEKTRTMGIVVDGVSDVYDISPESISPTPEFGGSIKTGYLKGMATLDEKMVIILDIDFLCSGKELENPGQPAAA; translated from the coding sequence ATGAATGACATGAATGACCGGGACAGTGCCGGTGGTATTGATTCCGATACTGACCAGTACCTGACCTTTATGTTGGCCAACGAGGAATATGGTGTCGATATCCTGCGTGTGCAGGAGATCAAGGGCTGGGATACCGTTACCCATATTCCCAACACGCCGGATTACATCAAGGGTGTGCTGAACTTGCGTGGCACGATCGTGCCGATCATTGACCTGCGCCTGCGTTTTGGTCTTGACCCGATTCCCTATGGCACGACAACAGTAATTGTTGTTGTTCGGGTTATGGATGGTGAAAAGACGCGCACCATGGGCATTGTTGTTGATGGTGTATCCGACGTATATGACATCTCACCCGAATCGATCAGCCCGACCCCGGAATTCGGCGGCTCTATCAAGACTGGCTACCTGAAGGGTATGGCCACGCTTGACGAAAAGATGGTCATTATTCTTGATATTGATTTTCTTTGCAGTGGCAAGGAACTGGAAAACCCCGGGCAGCCTGCTGCTGCCTGA
- a CDS encoding flagellar hook-length control protein FliK — translation MMVSIEAIFPAMLAGVEKTLQPVEPGDFQSVLDQLLPPQPGNEGLQILPASLQNLPVSAESTAKPVLPVLPLQQPANLSPAIPRDIARLGVAGLEPATGATLPINTAARLIGVNTAPGLEMKTVTTDLVADVPDVNSEELLTTVNKLMEQSRPMVAQEAATAAASTYSMTSMTGIRNDNAPASTSGPSIMDAELAMNEPAWESGMEHRLKWMISQRIQQAEIRLSPRELGAIDVSISMDGDAVRIHFNTASPAAKELVEGSLLRLQDALESDGLSLGHCSVGSGDSRSRSGFSAMTETAMTADNEPGDHDQGTESTVHTVISSSGLLNVFA, via the coding sequence ATGATGGTGTCGATCGAAGCAATATTCCCGGCCATGCTCGCTGGTGTGGAAAAAACCCTGCAACCAGTCGAGCCTGGTGATTTCCAGTCTGTGCTGGACCAGTTATTGCCGCCTCAGCCCGGCAACGAAGGGCTGCAAATCTTGCCGGCGAGCCTGCAAAATTTGCCGGTATCGGCGGAATCAACAGCAAAACCGGTGTTGCCGGTTCTGCCCTTGCAGCAACCGGCAAACCTGTCGCCGGCGATACCGCGCGACATCGCCAGGCTGGGCGTAGCGGGCCTTGAGCCTGCAACCGGCGCAACATTACCCATCAACACGGCAGCGCGATTGATAGGCGTCAACACGGCGCCAGGCCTGGAAATGAAAACAGTAACGACTGACCTGGTTGCGGATGTGCCGGACGTCAACAGCGAGGAATTGTTAACGACAGTTAACAAACTAATGGAGCAATCCAGGCCCATGGTTGCCCAGGAGGCGGCTACCGCTGCAGCCAGTACTTATTCCATGACTTCAATGACGGGCATCCGAAATGACAATGCCCCGGCGAGCACATCCGGTCCTTCAATCATGGATGCCGAACTGGCGATGAATGAACCGGCCTGGGAATCCGGTATGGAACACAGGCTCAAGTGGATGATCAGCCAGCGTATCCAGCAGGCCGAAATTCGATTGAGTCCACGCGAGCTGGGCGCGATTGACGTCAGCATCAGCATGGATGGTGATGCCGTACGCATTCATTTCAATACGGCCAGCCCGGCAGCCAAGGAGCTGGTGGAAGGGTCATTATTGCGTTTGCAGGATGCACTGGAATCCGATGGCCTGAGTCTCGGTCACTGTTCCGTGGGCAGTGGCGACAGTCGTTCGCGTTCCGGTTTTTCAGCCATGACTGAAACGGCAATGACAGCCGACAATGAGCCTGGCGACCACGACCAGGGAACAGAATCCACAGTTCACACAGTGATATCATCGTCGGGGCTGCTCAATGTGTTTGCCTGA
- the fliO gene encoding flagellar biosynthetic protein FliO, translated as MIKTGSKAGLMAIAPVSVLAETPLNKADTIDTAGSVISLAVGVLVVIVAIFVLAWLSRRLLGVSYGGSSGLRIDGGLALGSREKLVVVEVEGRRLLLGMTPGSINLVAELESSTQPGDHPGTDAVAGRTRFNDLLEVLKWKK; from the coding sequence ATGATAAAAACAGGAAGCAAGGCTGGCCTGATGGCGATTGCGCCGGTCTCGGTTTTGGCAGAGACGCCACTGAACAAGGCGGACACTATTGATACTGCCGGCAGTGTAATCAGTCTTGCGGTCGGCGTCCTGGTGGTTATTGTGGCCATATTCGTATTGGCCTGGCTGAGCCGCCGATTGCTGGGCGTCAGTTACGGAGGATCCTCCGGCCTGCGTATAGATGGCGGTCTTGCCCTCGGGTCGCGTGAAAAACTGGTCGTAGTTGAGGTTGAAGGCAGAAGGTTGTTGCTCGGCATGACGCCGGGATCAATCAATCTTGTTGCAGAACTGGAGTCTTCAACGCAGCCCGGTGATCATCCCGGCACCGATGCAGTTGCCGGCCGCACGCGGTTCAATGATTTGCTGGAAGTGCTGAAATGGAAAAAATAA
- a CDS encoding protein-glutamate O-methyltransferase CheR, producing the protein MNERDFEFTDRDFKYIRQLVTENTGIVLGEHKRDMVYGRLVRRLKVHKIRRFSDYCDIIKSGDEQEMIELVNSLTTNLTSFFRENHHFEYLKKTVLPELMKINALTRRIRIWSAGCSTGEEPYSIAMVVNEVIPRNAGWDVRILATDLDSNVVAKASSGIYDISRVEGIDRGRTGKWMRKGRGDHAGSVMMGSELREMITFKQLNLLHDWPMKGPFDVIFCRNVVIYFDKDTQRVLFNRYADLMANHGTLFIGHSESLFKVSDRFKLIGQTMYNKV; encoded by the coding sequence ATGAATGAACGAGATTTTGAATTTACTGACAGGGATTTCAAGTATATTCGTCAGTTGGTAACGGAAAATACCGGTATCGTCCTTGGTGAACATAAGCGGGACATGGTCTATGGCCGACTGGTTCGACGCCTGAAGGTGCACAAGATCAGGCGTTTTTCAGACTACTGCGACATTATCAAGAGTGGTGATGAGCAGGAGATGATCGAGCTGGTGAATTCACTGACGACCAATCTCACTTCGTTCTTCCGGGAAAATCATCATTTCGAATACCTGAAGAAGACGGTGTTGCCGGAACTGATGAAAATAAACGCGCTGACACGACGTATTCGCATCTGGTCAGCTGGTTGCTCAACCGGCGAGGAACCGTACTCCATTGCCATGGTGGTTAACGAGGTGATCCCAAGGAACGCGGGCTGGGATGTAAGGATTCTGGCAACCGACCTGGATTCCAATGTCGTCGCCAAGGCCAGCTCCGGTATCTATGACATCAGCCGGGTCGAAGGTATCGATCGCGGCCGTACAGGAAAATGGATGCGAAAGGGTCGGGGTGACCACGCCGGCAGCGTGATGATGGGAAGCGAGCTGCGCGAGATGATTACATTCAAGCAGCTGAACCTGTTACACGACTGGCCAATGAAGGGCCCGTTTGATGTAATCTTTTGCCGCAACGTGGTGATATATTTCGACAAGGATACGCAGCGCGTCTTGTTCAATCGGTATGCTGATCTGATGGCAAATCACGGAACACTTTTCATAGGGCATTCGGAATCATTGTTCAAGGTCTCTGACAGGTTCAAGCTGATTGGGCAAACCATGTATAACAAGGTGTGA
- the fliQ gene encoding flagellar biosynthesis protein FliQ, whose product MTIQTVIMIGQHAIEIMVLLLSVLLLPALAVGLLVSLFQAATQINEMTLSFIPKLLVTFGVMVVAGPWMLRLLVDYFTRLLGNIPGLIG is encoded by the coding sequence ATGACAATACAGACAGTCATAATGATCGGACAACATGCCATTGAGATAATGGTTCTGTTGCTGAGTGTATTGTTGTTGCCGGCACTGGCCGTAGGTCTCCTGGTCAGCCTGTTCCAGGCAGCGACACAAATAAATGAAATGACCTTGAGTTTTATTCCCAAGTTGCTTGTGACCTTTGGTGTAATGGTGGTGGCGGGGCCCTGGATGTTGCGCCTGCTGGTGGATTACTTCACGCGCTTGCTCGGAAACATACCCGGGTTGATAGGCTGA
- a CDS encoding STAS domain-containing protein produces the protein MSNDRDSGLAGLGDPVMKVRIEGMTDIESASELQKKLIEALNSGEKQVEMDMSGVDRMDTTSIQMLISFCSMVAGKKEVTWSGLTGELEHTIRLFGAGELLGIGA, from the coding sequence GTGTCAAATGACCGGGATTCCGGTCTGGCGGGACTTGGTGATCCGGTAATGAAAGTACGTATTGAAGGCATGACTGATATTGAATCTGCTTCCGAGTTGCAGAAGAAACTGATTGAAGCGTTGAACAGTGGAGAAAAACAGGTGGAGATGGATATGTCCGGCGTGGACCGGATGGATACCACTTCCATACAAATGCTGATCAGTTTCTGCAGTATGGTGGCAGGAAAGAAAGAAGTTACCTGGAGTGGCCTGACAGGCGAACTGGAACATACGATCAGGCTGTTTGGCGCCGGTGAGCTTCTTGGCATCGGGGCGTGA
- the fliN gene encoding flagellar motor switch protein FliN: MSDQGMAQHDVDALLNGDVTKENRKKSGEVKKADMENLVDEAGQAEDVDIESILDIPVTISMEIGHTLISIRNLLQLNQGSVVELDRLAGEPMDVKVNGTLIAHGEVVVVNEKFGIRLTDVVTAAERIRKLR; this comes from the coding sequence ATGAGTGATCAAGGCATGGCTCAACACGATGTTGATGCATTGCTGAATGGCGATGTAACAAAAGAAAACAGGAAGAAATCCGGTGAAGTCAAAAAGGCGGATATGGAAAACCTCGTGGACGAGGCAGGGCAGGCTGAAGATGTGGATATTGAATCCATACTGGACATCCCTGTAACCATTTCGATGGAAATTGGCCATACGCTGATATCGATTCGCAACCTGTTGCAACTGAACCAGGGTTCCGTGGTCGAGCTGGATCGACTCGCCGGAGAGCCGATGGATGTCAAGGTTAACGGAACACTGATCGCCCACGGTGAAGTGGTAGTGGTTAATGAAAAATTCGGTATTCGCCTGACTGATGTTGTTACGGCGGCCGAACGCATTCGCAAGTTGCGCTAG
- the cheD gene encoding chemoreceptor glutamine deamidase CheD, which translates to MLSGSHEDRPKQPRVLRGFSHINRYWDRERRCYGAKITPGQFYVSTEGEQIVTVLGSCVSACVRDPIFNIGGMNHFMLPSGENGNWGDSINGSTRYGNFAMEQLVNTILQNGGSRENLEVKLVGGGKILNAMTDIGSKNIEFVREYVKMEGFRVVSEDLGDIYPRKVLYLPDTGKLLVKKLRSLHNTTILEREASYSRDINVEPVSGEIELF; encoded by the coding sequence ATGTTGTCAGGCAGCCACGAGGACAGGCCAAAACAACCCAGGGTGTTGCGGGGGTTTTCGCACATCAACCGGTACTGGGACCGCGAGCGTCGCTGTTATGGCGCCAAGATAACGCCAGGGCAGTTTTATGTCAGTACTGAGGGAGAGCAGATTGTCACCGTGCTCGGTTCCTGTGTGTCGGCTTGCGTCCGTGATCCCATATTCAATATAGGCGGCATGAACCATTTCATGTTGCCAAGCGGTGAAAATGGCAACTGGGGCGACTCGATAAATGGCTCCACGCGCTATGGCAACTTCGCCATGGAGCAACTGGTCAACACCATACTGCAAAATGGCGGCAGCCGGGAAAACCTTGAAGTCAAACTGGTCGGCGGTGGCAAGATTCTCAATGCCATGACCGACATTGGCAGCAAGAATATCGAGTTCGTACGCGAGTATGTGAAAATGGAAGGATTCCGCGTGGTGTCGGAAGATCTTGGTGATATTTATCCACGAAAGGTGCTGTACCTGCCTGACACCGGGAAACTGCTGGTGAAGAAACTTCGCTCACTTCATAACACCACGATTCTGGAGCGTGAAGCCAGTTACAGCCGTGATATTAATGTTGAACCGGTAAGCGGTGAAATCGAGCTATTCTGA